Proteins encoded within one genomic window of Polyodon spathula isolate WHYD16114869_AA chromosome 32, ASM1765450v1, whole genome shotgun sequence:
- the psmb2 gene encoding proteasome subunit beta type-2, which produces MEYLIGIQGPDFVLVAADTVAANSIIQMKHDHDKMFKLSEKILMLCVGEAGDTVQFAEYIQKNVQLYKMRNGYELSPAAAANFTRKNLADYLRSRTPYHVNLLLAGYDEQAGPALYYMDYMSALAKAPFAAHGYGAFLTLSILDRYYKPDLTRDEAVELLKKCLEELKKRFILSLPSFNVRLIDKDGIKDLEKLPLAAA; this is translated from the exons ATGGAGTATCTAATTGGGATTCAAGGGCCGGACTTTGTGCTCGTCGCCGCAGATACTGTCGCGGCAAACAGCATCATTCAGATGAAACACG ACCATGACAAGATGTTCAAGCTGAGTGAGAAGATCCTGATGCTGTGTGTGGGGGAGGCAGGAGACACGGTGCAGTTTGCAGAGTACATCCAGAAGAACGTGCAGCTGTACAAGATGAGGAACG GGTATGAGCTCTCTCCCGCTGCGGCCGCCAACTTCACACGCAAGAACCTGGCCGACTACCTGCGGAGTCGG ACTCCCTACCATGTGAACCTGTTGCTGGCGGGCTATGATGAGCAGGCAGGGCCGGCGCTCTACTATATGGACTACATGTCTGCCCTGGCCAAGGCCCCCTTCGCAGCGCACGGCTACGGAGCTTTCCTCACCCTGAGCATCCTGGACCGCTACTACAAACCGG ACCTGACCCGCGacgaggctgtggagctgctgaAGAAGTGCCTGGAGGAG CTGAAGAAGCGTTTCATTCTCAGCCTGCCCTCCTTCAACGTGCGTCTCATTGACAAGGACGGCATCAAAGACCTGGAGAAGCTGCCCCTGGCTGCTGCCTGA